The DNA segment AAAGTTAACATCTGCTTCCAAGAGTGCAACTCTTATTTCACGCATTGCAACCTTAACATCATCCTCGGAAAGTTTACCCTTTTTTCTTAAATTTTTAAATATATCGGATAATCTGTCTTTTAAATTATCAAATGCCACTATATCTCACATCCTTTATAATCAAAAATCAAGTTCCAAAATAGTATCGGCAATTTCTTTTATAAGGTTACTGATATGACTGTTTTTTACTTCTTTATTATTAAGAGTGTCAATCTCTTCTAAAATTACCCCTATTTTTTCTAATTTTATACGGTTTGCAAGAAACTTTTCGCTAAGTTTAAGTTTTTCTTCACTCTCTAAAATACTTTGCTCTGCTCTTTTTATTGCATCTCTTACTCCCTGACGGGTAATATTTAACTGCTCACTGATTTCTTTAAGAGAATAATCCTGATTATAATAATAATCCATCACTTCATATTGCTTTTCGGTGATAATCTCTCCGTATATATCAAGAAGAACACACATTTTTAAATCTTTTGCCAAGAAACTCACCTCTTATTTCGGCAATGTAAAGTACTTTGCCTTTACAACCTAAGTTATTATATTACACCAGTCTTAGTTTGTCAATACTTTTTAGGTAAAAAAATTTGATTTTTCTTTTTTAAAAAGTAACAAAAAAGCAGAGGGCAAAAACCCTCTGCATATATTAAAAAATTCTTATTATCTATTTAGTTTCTATTAAACCGTAATCTCCGTCTTTTCTTTTATACACTATATCGGTAAGACCTGATTCTGCATTTTTAAAGATAAAGAACTGGTGGTTAAGAAGATTCATCTGAAGTATTGCCTCTTCTACAAACATTGGTTTAACGGAAATTGTTTTAGTTTTTATAATATTGAAATCTTCTTCGGAGTACTCATCCTGAAAATCATATGGCTCCCAGTCGATTGCTTCAATTTTCTTTCCTTTAAAACGTTTTTCCAGTTTTGTTTTATATTTTCTTATCTGTTTCTTTAAATTTTCAATACATTCGTCAAAAGATTCATACATATCTCTTGTAGACTGCTCTACTCTAAAGATAGTATCTTTTGTGTGAATAGTTATTTCAACTATTTCTCTTTCTTTTTCCTTAATCAAAACAACCTGGGCTTCTGAATTGTC comes from the Clostridia bacterium genome and includes:
- a CDS encoding DNA-binding protein encodes the protein MAKDLKMCVLLDIYGEIITEKQYEVMDYYYNQDYSLKEISEQLNITRQGVRDAIKRAEQSILESEEKLKLSEKFLANRIKLEKIGVILEEIDTLNNKEVKNSHISNLIKEIADTILELDF
- the raiA gene encoding ribosome-associated translation inhibitor RaiA, whose translation is MKIKIIEKKYNATEKMKEKMEKKLSKFDNFFEDNSEAQVVLIKEKEREIVEITIHTKDTIFRVEQSTRDMYESFDECIENLKKQIRKYKTKLEKRFKGKKIEAIDWEPYDFQDEYSEEDFNIIKTKTISVKPMFVEEAILQMNLLNHQFFIFKNAESGLTDIVYKRKDGDYGLIETK